One genomic window of Punica granatum isolate Tunisia-2019 chromosome 1, ASM765513v2, whole genome shotgun sequence includes the following:
- the LOC116192392 gene encoding probable sucrose-phosphate synthase 1 isoform X1, with protein MAGNDWVNSYLEAILDVDRSLGDGKSSLLLRERGRFSPTRYFVEEVITGFDETDLHRSWIRAAATRSPQERNTRLENLCWRIWNLARKKKQLEGEESRRSAQRQREHEKGRREATADMSEDTSEGEKGDMFLDVSTHSSSTDARMHRNSSMGIVEDWSSQYKEHKLYIVLISLHGLIRGENMELGRDSDTGGQVKYVVELARALGAMLGVYRVDLLTRQVSAPDVDWSYGEPTEMLNTGKNECSMQEHGESCGAYIIRIPFGPKDKYIPKELLWPHIPEFVDGALCHIIQMSKVLGKQIGGGQPVWPIAVHGHYADAGDAAALISGVLNVPMLFTGHSLGRDKLEQLLKQGRMSRDEINTTYKIMRRIEAEELCLDVSEIVITSTKQEIEEQWRLYNGFDLVLERKLRARIRRGVSCHGRYMPRMVVIPPGMEFHHIAGHDSDGELERSQDNHQNPPIWSEIMRFFSNPCKPMILALARPDPKKNLTMLVKAFGECRPLQELANLTLIMGNRDDIDEMSGTSAAVLLSILKLIDKYDLYGQVAYPKHHKQSDVPEIYRLAAKTKGVFINPAFIEPFGLTLIEAAAHGLPIVATKNGGPVDIHRVLDNGLLVDPHDQQSIANALLKLVSDKQLWLRCRQNGLKNIHRFSWPEHCKTYLSRIISCKPRQPQWKRSGDKVENSEAFSPSESLRDIQDLSLSPKLSLDGEKIDGGGPLDTLGPEEKAATGKSNVENAVLTLSKGILGVSEKHVHSVSTSEFPKFKRKKRVFVVAVDCCSVSETLEVIRNVMKSGGKDSKDSAVGFILSMALKISEIQSLLSSGGMSISDFDAFIYNSGGALCYPSEGSEDGLPGLPVVVDMDYQGHIEYRWGGESLRKTLFRWAASVNDKSEGKILVAEDDSTSAPHCISFTVNDPEHIPSVKELRKLMRTQALRCHVMYCQSGSRLNVIPVLASRFQALRYLRVRWGVDLANFVVFVGENGDTDYEGLIGGAHKTVILKGVGSRSTKFQSGRSYPLEHVVPFDSPNVAQSKGSDVESIVEALATVGLDKS; from the exons ATGGCGGGGAACGACTGGGTGAACAGCTACTTAGAGGCCATTCTGGACGTGGATCGAAGCCTCGGTGATGGCAAATCATCCCTTCTCCTGCGGGAGAGAGGCCGCTTCAGTCCCACTCGCTACTTCGTCGAGGAGGTCATCACCGGCTTCGATGAGACTGACCTCCACCGCTCCTGGATCCGC GCTGCGGCTACGAGGAGCCCACAGGAGAGGAATACAAGATTGGAGAACTTGTGCTGGCGAATTTGGAACTTGGCCCGCAAGAAAAAACAG CTTGAGGGAGAGGAATCTCGTCGCAGTGCACAACGCCAACGTGAACATGAAAAAGGCCGTAGAGAGGCGACTGCTGACATGTCTGAGGACACATCGGAAGGAGAGAAGGGAGATATGTTTCTTGATGTTTCAACTCATAGCAGTAGTACAGATGCAAGGATGCATAGGAACAGTTCCATGGGCATTGTGGAAGACTGGTCCAGTCAATACAAGGAACACAAGCTTTACATTGTCCTAATTAG TCTTCACGGCTTGATACGTGGAGAGAACATGGAGCTTGGTCGTGATTCTGATACGGGCGGTCAG GTGAAGTATGTAGTAGAACTAGCGAGAGCATTGGGTGCAATGCTAGGAGTTTATCGGGTCGACTTGCTGACAAGACAAGTATCAGCTCCTGATGTCGATTGGAGCTATGGTGAACCCACCGAGATGTTGAACACGGGAAAGAATGAGTGTTCGATGCAGGAACATGGGGAAAGCTGTGGCGCTTACATTATCCGTATACCATTTGGACCCAAAGACAAATATATCCCAAAGGAACTTCTCTGGCCTCACATTCCTGAATTCGTTGATGGGGCCCTCTGTCATATCATTCAGATGTCTAAAGTATTGGGCAAGCAAATCGGTGGAGGTCAACCAGTTTGGCCTATTGCTGTGCACGGGCACTATGCTGATGCAGGAGATGCTGCTGCTCTTATCTCAGGAGTTCTCAATGTACCTATGCTTTTTACTGGACACTCTCTGGGCCGGGACAAGCTCGAGCAATTGTTGAAGCAGGGGAGGATGTCCAGAGATGAAATTAACACAACATATAAGATAATGAGGCGTATTGAGGCGGAAGAGCTCTGTCTTGATGTTTCTGAGATTGTAATAACTAGCACGAAGCAGGAGATAGAAGAGCAGTGGCGCCTCTATAATGGGTTTGACCTGGTATTGGAGCGGAAACTACGAGCTAGAATTAGGAGAGGAGTTAGCTGTCACGGGAGATATATGCCACGCATGGTG GTGATTCCTCCTGGAATGGAATTTCATCACATTGCTGGCCATGACAGTGATGGAGAACTGGAAAGGAGCCAAGATAATCATCAAAATCCACCGATTTGGTCTGAG ATAATGAGGTTCTTTTCCAATCCATGCAAGCCGATGATACTCGCCCTTGCTAGACCAGACCCAAAGAAGAATCTGACAATGCTAGTCAAAGCTTTTGGAGAGTGCCGGCCCCTACAGGAGCTTGCTAATCTT ACGCTGATTATGGGGAACCGAGATGATATCGACGAAATGTCCGGCACAAGTGCAGCAGTCCTACTTTCAATCCTGAAGCTGATAGATAAATATGATCTCTATGGTCAAGTTGCATATCCGAAACACCACAAACAATCTGATGTTCCCGAGATCTACCGTTTGGCAGCGAAAACAAAg ggaGTCTTCATCAATCCTGCTTTCATAGAGCCATTTGGCCTCACATTGATTGAG GCAGCTGCTCATGGCTTACCAATAGTTGCTACGAAAAATGGAGGACCAGTCGATATTCACCGG GTTCTTGACAATGGGCTACTTGTTGATCCCCATGATCAGCAGTCCATTGCTAATGCGCTTCTAAAGCTGGTGTCAGATAAGCAGTTGTGGCTGAGATGTAGgcagaacggactcaaaaatATTCACCGTTTCTCATGGCCCGAACATTGCAAGACGTATTTATCCCGAATAATTAGTTGCAAACCGAGACAGCCCCAATGGAAAAGGAGTGGTGATAAAGTAGAAAACTCGGAAGCTTTTTCACCAAGTGAATCATTGAGGGATATACAGGACTTGTCACTGTCCCCGAAGCTTTCACTGGATGGGGAGAAAATTGATGGGGGTGGACCGCTTGATACCTTGGGTCCTGAAGAAAAAGCTGCCACTGGTAAGAGTAATGTAGAGAATGCTGTGCTGACATTATCAAAGGGTATTCTTGGAGTCAGTGAGAAACATGTCCACAGTGTAAGCACCAGTGAATTCCCGAAATttaagaggaagaaaagagtATTCGTGGTTGCTGTCGATTGTTGTTCAGTTTCTGAAACTCTTGAAGTCATCAGGAATGTAATGAAGTCAGGTGGAAAGGATTCAAAGGACAGTGCAGTTGGGTTCATACTGTCAATGGCTTTGAAGATTTCCGAGATACAGTCTCTCTTAAGTTCTGGAGGAATGAGTATTTCGGATTTTGATGCTTTTATTTATAACAGCGGGGGTGCGCTCTGTTACCCATCAGAGGGTTCGGAGGATGGCCTTCCTGGGCTGCCGGTTGTTGTTGACATGGATTATCAGGGTCATATAGAATACCGCTGGGGTGGGGAAAGCCTACGTAAAACTTTGTTTCGTTGGGCAGCTTCAGTGAACGATAAGAGCGAAGGAAAGATTCTAGTTGCAGAAGATGACTCCACATCAGCTCCCCATTGCATTTCATTTACAGTCAATGATCCAGAGCAT ATCCCTTCAGTCAAGGAACTTAGGAAGTTGATGAGGACTCAAGCGCTGCGCTGCCATGTCATGTACTGTCAAAGCGGTAGCAGGTTAAACGTTATCCCAGTCTTGGCATCTCGATTTCAGGCCCTAAG GTATCTCCGTGTGCGCTGGGGAGTAGATTTGGCAAACTTCGTGGTCTTTGTTGGGGAGAACGGAGACACGGACTACGAGGGATTGATTGGTGGGGCCCACAAAACCGTGATACTGAAAGGAGTGGGGAGCAGGTCCACGAAGTTCCAGTCAGGGAGGAGCTATCCGCTCGAACACGTCGTGCCATTTGACAGCCCAAACGTTGCTCAGTCCAAGGGATCTGATGTTGAAAGCATTGTTGAAGCATTAGCAACAGTCGGGCTCGATAAGAGCTAA
- the LOC116192392 gene encoding probable sucrose-phosphate synthase 1 isoform X2 translates to MAGNDWVNSYLEAILDVDRSLGDGKSSLLLRERGRFSPTRYFVEEVITGFDETDLHRSWIRAAATRSPQERNTRLENLCWRIWNLARKKKQLEGEESRRSAQRQREHEKGRREATADMSEDTSEGEKGDMFLDVSTHSSSTDARMHRNSSMGIVEDWSSQYKEHKLYIVLISLHGLIRGENMELGRDSDTGGQVKYVVELARALGAMLGVYRVDLLTRQVSAPDVDWSYGEPTEMLNTGKNECSMQEHGESCGAYIIRIPFGPKDKYIPKELLWPHIPEFVDGALCHIIQMSKVLGKQIGGGQPVWPIAVHGHYADAGDAAALISGVLNVPMLFTGHSLGRDKLEQLLKQGRMSRDEINTTYKIMRRIEAEELCLDVSEIVITSTKQEIEEQWRLYNGFDLVLERKLRARIRRGVSCHGRYMPRMVVIPPGMEFHHIAGHDSDGELERSQDNHQNPPIWSEIMRFFSNPCKPMILALARPDPKKNLTMLVKAFGECRPLQELANLTLIMGNRDDIDEMSGTSAAVLLSILKLIDKYDLYGQVAYPKHHKQSDVPEIYRLAAKTKAAAHGLPIVATKNGGPVDIHRVLDNGLLVDPHDQQSIANALLKLVSDKQLWLRCRQNGLKNIHRFSWPEHCKTYLSRIISCKPRQPQWKRSGDKVENSEAFSPSESLRDIQDLSLSPKLSLDGEKIDGGGPLDTLGPEEKAATGKSNVENAVLTLSKGILGVSEKHVHSVSTSEFPKFKRKKRVFVVAVDCCSVSETLEVIRNVMKSGGKDSKDSAVGFILSMALKISEIQSLLSSGGMSISDFDAFIYNSGGALCYPSEGSEDGLPGLPVVVDMDYQGHIEYRWGGESLRKTLFRWAASVNDKSEGKILVAEDDSTSAPHCISFTVNDPEHIPSVKELRKLMRTQALRCHVMYCQSGSRLNVIPVLASRFQALRYLRVRWGVDLANFVVFVGENGDTDYEGLIGGAHKTVILKGVGSRSTKFQSGRSYPLEHVVPFDSPNVAQSKGSDVESIVEALATVGLDKS, encoded by the exons ATGGCGGGGAACGACTGGGTGAACAGCTACTTAGAGGCCATTCTGGACGTGGATCGAAGCCTCGGTGATGGCAAATCATCCCTTCTCCTGCGGGAGAGAGGCCGCTTCAGTCCCACTCGCTACTTCGTCGAGGAGGTCATCACCGGCTTCGATGAGACTGACCTCCACCGCTCCTGGATCCGC GCTGCGGCTACGAGGAGCCCACAGGAGAGGAATACAAGATTGGAGAACTTGTGCTGGCGAATTTGGAACTTGGCCCGCAAGAAAAAACAG CTTGAGGGAGAGGAATCTCGTCGCAGTGCACAACGCCAACGTGAACATGAAAAAGGCCGTAGAGAGGCGACTGCTGACATGTCTGAGGACACATCGGAAGGAGAGAAGGGAGATATGTTTCTTGATGTTTCAACTCATAGCAGTAGTACAGATGCAAGGATGCATAGGAACAGTTCCATGGGCATTGTGGAAGACTGGTCCAGTCAATACAAGGAACACAAGCTTTACATTGTCCTAATTAG TCTTCACGGCTTGATACGTGGAGAGAACATGGAGCTTGGTCGTGATTCTGATACGGGCGGTCAG GTGAAGTATGTAGTAGAACTAGCGAGAGCATTGGGTGCAATGCTAGGAGTTTATCGGGTCGACTTGCTGACAAGACAAGTATCAGCTCCTGATGTCGATTGGAGCTATGGTGAACCCACCGAGATGTTGAACACGGGAAAGAATGAGTGTTCGATGCAGGAACATGGGGAAAGCTGTGGCGCTTACATTATCCGTATACCATTTGGACCCAAAGACAAATATATCCCAAAGGAACTTCTCTGGCCTCACATTCCTGAATTCGTTGATGGGGCCCTCTGTCATATCATTCAGATGTCTAAAGTATTGGGCAAGCAAATCGGTGGAGGTCAACCAGTTTGGCCTATTGCTGTGCACGGGCACTATGCTGATGCAGGAGATGCTGCTGCTCTTATCTCAGGAGTTCTCAATGTACCTATGCTTTTTACTGGACACTCTCTGGGCCGGGACAAGCTCGAGCAATTGTTGAAGCAGGGGAGGATGTCCAGAGATGAAATTAACACAACATATAAGATAATGAGGCGTATTGAGGCGGAAGAGCTCTGTCTTGATGTTTCTGAGATTGTAATAACTAGCACGAAGCAGGAGATAGAAGAGCAGTGGCGCCTCTATAATGGGTTTGACCTGGTATTGGAGCGGAAACTACGAGCTAGAATTAGGAGAGGAGTTAGCTGTCACGGGAGATATATGCCACGCATGGTG GTGATTCCTCCTGGAATGGAATTTCATCACATTGCTGGCCATGACAGTGATGGAGAACTGGAAAGGAGCCAAGATAATCATCAAAATCCACCGATTTGGTCTGAG ATAATGAGGTTCTTTTCCAATCCATGCAAGCCGATGATACTCGCCCTTGCTAGACCAGACCCAAAGAAGAATCTGACAATGCTAGTCAAAGCTTTTGGAGAGTGCCGGCCCCTACAGGAGCTTGCTAATCTT ACGCTGATTATGGGGAACCGAGATGATATCGACGAAATGTCCGGCACAAGTGCAGCAGTCCTACTTTCAATCCTGAAGCTGATAGATAAATATGATCTCTATGGTCAAGTTGCATATCCGAAACACCACAAACAATCTGATGTTCCCGAGATCTACCGTTTGGCAGCGAAAACAAAg GCAGCTGCTCATGGCTTACCAATAGTTGCTACGAAAAATGGAGGACCAGTCGATATTCACCGG GTTCTTGACAATGGGCTACTTGTTGATCCCCATGATCAGCAGTCCATTGCTAATGCGCTTCTAAAGCTGGTGTCAGATAAGCAGTTGTGGCTGAGATGTAGgcagaacggactcaaaaatATTCACCGTTTCTCATGGCCCGAACATTGCAAGACGTATTTATCCCGAATAATTAGTTGCAAACCGAGACAGCCCCAATGGAAAAGGAGTGGTGATAAAGTAGAAAACTCGGAAGCTTTTTCACCAAGTGAATCATTGAGGGATATACAGGACTTGTCACTGTCCCCGAAGCTTTCACTGGATGGGGAGAAAATTGATGGGGGTGGACCGCTTGATACCTTGGGTCCTGAAGAAAAAGCTGCCACTGGTAAGAGTAATGTAGAGAATGCTGTGCTGACATTATCAAAGGGTATTCTTGGAGTCAGTGAGAAACATGTCCACAGTGTAAGCACCAGTGAATTCCCGAAATttaagaggaagaaaagagtATTCGTGGTTGCTGTCGATTGTTGTTCAGTTTCTGAAACTCTTGAAGTCATCAGGAATGTAATGAAGTCAGGTGGAAAGGATTCAAAGGACAGTGCAGTTGGGTTCATACTGTCAATGGCTTTGAAGATTTCCGAGATACAGTCTCTCTTAAGTTCTGGAGGAATGAGTATTTCGGATTTTGATGCTTTTATTTATAACAGCGGGGGTGCGCTCTGTTACCCATCAGAGGGTTCGGAGGATGGCCTTCCTGGGCTGCCGGTTGTTGTTGACATGGATTATCAGGGTCATATAGAATACCGCTGGGGTGGGGAAAGCCTACGTAAAACTTTGTTTCGTTGGGCAGCTTCAGTGAACGATAAGAGCGAAGGAAAGATTCTAGTTGCAGAAGATGACTCCACATCAGCTCCCCATTGCATTTCATTTACAGTCAATGATCCAGAGCAT ATCCCTTCAGTCAAGGAACTTAGGAAGTTGATGAGGACTCAAGCGCTGCGCTGCCATGTCATGTACTGTCAAAGCGGTAGCAGGTTAAACGTTATCCCAGTCTTGGCATCTCGATTTCAGGCCCTAAG GTATCTCCGTGTGCGCTGGGGAGTAGATTTGGCAAACTTCGTGGTCTTTGTTGGGGAGAACGGAGACACGGACTACGAGGGATTGATTGGTGGGGCCCACAAAACCGTGATACTGAAAGGAGTGGGGAGCAGGTCCACGAAGTTCCAGTCAGGGAGGAGCTATCCGCTCGAACACGTCGTGCCATTTGACAGCCCAAACGTTGCTCAGTCCAAGGGATCTGATGTTGAAAGCATTGTTGAAGCATTAGCAACAGTCGGGCTCGATAAGAGCTAA